The Solanum lycopersicum chromosome 8, SLM_r2.1 DNA segment tcttactgGGTGTGTAAATCTGGTTTTTGTATCTTGCTATTCTTCTCCCATGCACTTTTgtcttctcaatttttttgatttcaTTTCTTTTGAGTTGATCAGGGTCTATCAAAAATATCATGTCTCTACTTCATGAAGAATTTATACACATCTTATTCTTTATAGTAGAATTAAactgaatatgttattattgtcgTTGGACGTGTAAAATATTTAACGTTAAAACTAAAATGGAAGCATAAAATGGGAGTAAGTTATAACCTAAATATATGTATTCACACTTTGACCCTAAGGATTGTTCTTATTAATTTGCTTTCCCACAATATACTTTCTAATATTGACTTGGCTAATAATGAAACCAAACATAGGCCACACATTTTCCTTGACAGAAGAGAAAGATAATGACATTGGAATATATATCTTATTAATTTTCAACTAGTTGCATAATACGATAATGCTTTATGAAAACAACTTTTTAATTaccttatttattttctaataaaacGGAATGAACGCATTGACTAGAAGTGATGAACTCTAACGAGAgagttttttggatttttttgtatttgtataatctaGAAGTGAGAGGAGACAACAGcgtaaaaaaagattttttcgCGAATAAGACGTAATAATATTAAGTATCTGAATAAATTAAAGTCTTATACATCTTTGTATCCATATTAGAGTTCAATTCAATTAGAATTTACGTCgaaagatttatattttttatatttctcaccccatatttgatattcatattaGAGTTCAATTAAATCCAAATCTGCACTGATCCCATATTTTACTCTCCTTCAAAAATAACTCTGTATCCAAGAGTACTCAAATCCGAGACCTCTTAATTATAAATGAAACCctacgtatatatatatttgagccTAACAATTTGGATCAAAATTAATAGATCAGCCAAACGAGTATAGAATTGGTGGAAATGATGAGGCATGTCGAATTTAGgtcaaagtaaaaaattattgaatatgtGAATAAAGTCACACATTAATAAttgaaatctaaaaaaaaaactatatataaaaagtgGTGTCTTAAATCTTACCTAATGAATATCCTGACAATTTTTACCCTTTCTAATATTAGGTACACTAATCAttctaattttgattaatttcttttaacaATTCTCTTAatgtatttatcaataaaaaaaattacatcttGACTAAGTTTCCGTGGTTAATATAATACTTCTTCTAACAATTCTTTGATATTATTAACTATTCTTTGAATCACACGATCCCACGGgcatagtattattatttttagattaaGACATTATTAAGGCTGATTATTCAATTAGCACACTATTAATCCGTGATCATTTACAGATCATTAGTTTTTaattattcccctcgtgtcatTTATGTTAAATCCTGCTTTGGGAGCCATATTTTTAAACACATATTTTCAGAATTAAATATAGGTAGTACACACACTAATTCATAACATTTACATTTAATAACGTCAATTAATTTaccataacttttttttaatcaaagttATTTGTTAAATGTCATTCTTTTGTGACATTTACAATTACAATAGAGAATAGCTAGAAGAACGTCAAACAGACATCACTTTAATTAATTCGAGTTCCTTGTACGGAGtcttaattttattgaatttttcgGCGTGAATCTAAATTTAGACGGATTCTAATAACTAATCACCGGGTGGAAAACCTAATTTCTTTTACTAGTATTAGGTACTgaacaaaaaattaatcttgATGAGATCTAGGCCAGCAAGTTCAAGAACCATGATCAAATGATAATTAAGTCCCAtgtgaaaataaaatgtgtaatttaTCTGCgaggaagaagatatatatatatatatatatataatataataatagagACAACTAATTTATCATATCTTGCATGTTGTAACCACAAAAATATACTTGTAATAAGAATTAATCTTGATGGGATCCATGTTCAAAggataaataatttatctttttaggAAGAAGATCATATAATTAGACAACTAATAAAATCcagaataatataaatttataatccaataataacaataataatatctcAAGTTGCATTTGCCAGCTCCTTGTCTCCACATGGACCtttctcaattttttgaaaagatagaaaaataaaattggaaaaaaataaatcagaaTTTCCATCTATAAATAGCCACTCATTTCATAATCTCAAACACCAAACAAACAACATTTTCACTACTAATTAGCCACATTCAATTGTTGAGAgtactaattttaatttcttaattttggaaaaaatggcTAAGTTTGGTGCATACTCAATTGCCCTTGTTCTCACATTCAACATTCTTTTCTTCACTATGGTTAGTTCCACTTATGTCCCATGTCCACCACCCCCACACCCCAAACCCCACCCTACCCCTACCCCCTCTACCCCCTCCACCCCATCATCAAAGGGTAAGTGCCCAAAGGACACACTAAAACTAAATGCTTGTGCCAATTTATTGGGTGATTTATTGCACCTTGTTGTTGGAAGTAGTCCAG contains these protein-coding regions:
- the LOC101244513 gene encoding 14 kDa proline-rich protein DC2.15-like, whose product is MAKFGAYSIALVLTFNILFFTMVSSTYVPCPPPPHPKPHPTPTPSTPSTPSSKGKCPKDTLKLNACANLLGDLLHLVVGSSPAKTQCCSLIEGLVDLDAAVCLCTALKANVLGINLNIPLSLSLLLNNCGKYAPKNFQCK